One segment of Trichlorobacter ammonificans DNA contains the following:
- a CDS encoding DUF47 domain-containing protein, whose translation MFGLIPKEEKFFEMFRQMGVIITEGAQQLKTMLDDYADPLTSQRQIKDTEHKGDTQTHLIIKTLNKTFITPLDREDIYSLASKLDDILDLIDASAQRFVMYNVEKPTPASKELAFIILKSCQTVERALRHLGGKFDDINDCCVEINALENEADRVCREAISRLFAEEKDPINLIKWKEIYETLEKATDKCEDAANILESVVVKHA comes from the coding sequence ATGTTCGGACTGATACCGAAGGAAGAGAAGTTTTTCGAAATGTTCCGCCAGATGGGGGTGATCATCACCGAGGGCGCCCAGCAACTGAAGACCATGCTGGACGACTATGCCGACCCCCTGACCAGTCAGCGACAGATCAAGGACACGGAGCACAAGGGAGACACCCAGACCCACCTGATCATCAAAACCCTCAACAAAACCTTCATCACCCCGCTTGATCGCGAAGACATCTACTCCCTGGCCTCCAAGCTGGACGATATCCTGGACCTGATCGACGCTTCGGCCCAGCGTTTCGTGATGTACAACGTGGAAAAGCCGACCCCCGCCTCCAAGGAGCTGGCCTTCATCATCCTCAAATCCTGCCAGACCGTGGAGCGGGCCCTGCGCCACCTGGGGGGCAAATTCGACGATATCAACGACTGCTGCGTGGAGATCAACGCCCTGGAGAACGAGGCGGACCGGGTCTGCCGCGAGGCGATCAGCCGCCTGTTTGCCGAAGAGAAGGACCCGATCAACCTGATCAAGTGGAAAGAAATCTACGAAACCCTGGAAAAGGCGACGGACAAGTGCGAGGACGCCGCCAATATTCTGGAAAGCGTGGTGGTGAAGCATGCCTGA
- a CDS encoding inorganic phosphate transporter — MPEMAIILLVLVVVAALVFDYINGFHDTANAIATCVSTQALSIRSAIFMAAFLNFAGAMVSTKVATTIGKGIVDAADVTQLVVFAGVMGAIIWNLITWYYGLPSSSSHAIIGGIMGAVIAHSGLSTLHWAGLKKIVLSLIFSPIFGVIVGFGFMVVLLWAFRNKAPGNINKGFRRLQVVSAAFMAFSHGTADAQKSMGVITMALLSYGLIPTFEVPTWVKLSCAVAMGLGTAAGGWRIIKTVGKDFVKLQPVHGFCVETAAAGVILGASSIGMPVSTTHVITSTILGVGISKRLTAVNWNVAQRILVAWVLTIPASAFVAFLTYQALTPVFGK, encoded by the coding sequence ATGCCTGAAATGGCGATCATCCTGCTGGTGCTGGTGGTTGTGGCGGCACTGGTCTTTGACTACATCAACGGCTTTCACGACACGGCCAACGCCATCGCCACCTGCGTTTCCACCCAGGCACTGTCGATCCGTTCGGCCATCTTCATGGCCGCGTTTCTCAACTTCGCCGGCGCCATGGTCTCCACCAAGGTGGCCACCACCATCGGCAAGGGGATCGTCGACGCCGCCGATGTTACCCAACTGGTGGTTTTCGCCGGGGTGATGGGGGCGATCATCTGGAATCTGATCACCTGGTACTACGGCCTCCCCTCCTCCTCCTCCCACGCCATCATCGGCGGCATCATGGGAGCGGTGATCGCCCACTCCGGTCTCTCGACCCTGCACTGGGCCGGCCTGAAAAAAATCGTCCTTTCCCTGATCTTTTCCCCCATTTTCGGCGTCATTGTCGGTTTCGGCTTCATGGTGGTACTGCTCTGGGCCTTCCGCAACAAGGCGCCGGGCAACATCAACAAGGGGTTTCGCCGGCTGCAGGTAGTTTCCGCGGCGTTCATGGCCTTCTCCCACGGCACCGCCGACGCCCAGAAATCCATGGGCGTGATCACCATGGCCCTGCTTTCCTACGGCCTGATCCCCACCTTCGAGGTTCCCACCTGGGTGAAGCTCTCCTGTGCCGTTGCCATGGGGCTGGGAACCGCCGCCGGCGGCTGGCGGATCATCAAGACCGTGGGCAAAGATTTCGTCAAGCTGCAACCGGTGCACGGTTTCTGCGTGGAGACCGCCGCCGCCGGGGTCATCCTGGGAGCCTCCTCCATCGGCATGCCGGTCAGTACCACCCACGTCATCACCTCCACCATCCTGGGAGTGGGAATCTCCAAGCGCCTCACCGCGGTCAACTGGAATGTGGCGCAACGGATTCTGGTGGCCTGGGTGCTGACCATTCCGGCCTCGGCCTTCGTCGCCTTCCTGACCTACCAGGCACTGACGCCGGTATTCGGCAAATAG
- a CDS encoding response regulator, producing MKKILVVEDERDLADLLAYNLEKEGYQALTAASGLEGLELARRELPDLVVLDLMLPGMMGTEVCSTLRRTERTRGIPVLILTARGDEVDRVVGFEIGADDYIVKPFSMRELMLRVRAILRRSGQELAPVERLLTLGPITMDCAGHRVMVNGSEIDLTSTEYKLLLYLAEHAGRVLSRELLLQEVWGYNFVGDTRTVDTHVTRLRGKLGGAGELIRTVRGFGYKLEE from the coding sequence ATGAAGAAGATACTGGTGGTGGAAGACGAACGGGACCTGGCGGACCTGCTGGCCTACAACCTTGAAAAGGAAGGGTACCAAGCCCTGACGGCGGCCAGCGGCCTGGAAGGGCTGGAGTTGGCCCGGCGCGAGCTGCCGGACCTGGTGGTGCTCGACCTGATGCTTCCCGGCATGATGGGAACCGAGGTTTGCTCCACCCTGCGTCGCACTGAACGGACCCGCGGCATCCCGGTGCTGATTCTCACCGCCCGGGGAGATGAGGTGGACCGGGTAGTGGGGTTTGAAATCGGCGCCGACGATTATATCGTCAAGCCGTTTTCCATGCGGGAGCTGATGCTGCGGGTTCGAGCCATCCTACGCCGCAGCGGCCAGGAGCTCGCACCGGTAGAGCGCCTGCTCACCCTGGGGCCGATCACCATGGACTGCGCCGGTCACCGGGTGATGGTGAACGGCAGCGAGATCGACCTGACCAGTACCGAGTACAAGCTGTTACTCTATCTGGCGGAGCATGCCGGACGCGTGCTCTCCCGTGAACTGCTCCTGCAGGAGGTCTGGGGGTACAACTTCGTCGGGGACACCCGCACCGTGGACACCCATGTCACCCGCCTGCGCGGCAAGCTGGGGGGCGCGGGGGAGCTGATCCGGACGGTGCGCGGTTTCGGCTACAAACTGGAGGAATAG
- a CDS encoding ATP-binding protein yields the protein MSFRWQLFYSYLALCLLLVLGLFAAVDHLLLKRLTEESRENLLNQARLAVMLTERDGAVQASPQDLAREVGTAIKARLTLIAADGRVLGDSGVSDDHVPRVDNHAGRSEVREAMTAGSGSSLRYSSTLRTTMLYVALRCPLPDGSSGVLRLALPLERLDAAKRTLHTLLGGTVLLLILAALLLSVVFSNVTSRPLREIADAAARIGVGEKGVRIALAGRSGEIGYLAQVLNDMAGRIEQQVHRISSEQQRLSAILLGMGEGVMVTDKSGALLLVNPAFLRMFGIRDDVTGRPLVEVCRHPDLLQAFETQRGSGEEMTCELTVPATNLVLLAHWVPLTDEKGLRQGTVAVFHDISDLKRLETMRRDFVANVSHELRTPVAVIKGYAETLLDGALEEAPDQARRFTETIVRHAERLTNLINDILTLSRLEGRDAGTALLPLEIGSVIDKVRQLMEDHAAGKGISLTVACPPSLPRVAGDQGQLEQVLLNLLDNALKYTPSGGRVGITARPDGNRVAIAVTDTGSGIPARDLSRIFERFYRVDEARSREQGGTGLGLAIVKHIVQLHGGEITVQSEPGTGSVFTLYLNAVSSS from the coding sequence ATGTCCTTCCGCTGGCAACTGTTCTACTCCTACCTGGCCCTCTGCCTGCTGCTGGTGCTGGGGCTGTTCGCCGCCGTGGACCACCTGCTGCTCAAGCGCCTCACCGAGGAGAGCCGGGAAAACCTGCTCAACCAAGCCCGGCTGGCGGTCATGCTCACCGAACGGGATGGCGCCGTGCAGGCCTCGCCCCAGGACCTGGCCCGCGAGGTGGGGACGGCAATCAAGGCGCGGCTGACCCTGATCGCCGCCGACGGCCGGGTGCTGGGGGACTCCGGCGTGTCGGACGATCACGTGCCGCGGGTGGACAACCATGCCGGCCGCAGCGAGGTGCGGGAGGCGATGACCGCCGGCAGCGGCAGTTCGCTGCGCTACTCCTCAACCCTGCGCACCACTATGCTCTACGTGGCGCTGCGCTGTCCGTTGCCGGACGGCTCCAGCGGCGTGCTGCGTCTGGCCCTGCCCCTGGAGCGCCTGGACGCGGCCAAACGGACCCTGCACACCCTGCTGGGGGGGACCGTGCTGCTGCTGATCCTGGCCGCCCTGCTCCTGAGTGTCGTCTTCTCCAACGTCACCTCCCGCCCCCTGCGGGAGATCGCCGATGCCGCCGCCCGCATCGGGGTCGGCGAAAAGGGGGTGCGTATCGCCCTTGCCGGCAGGAGCGGTGAGATCGGCTATCTGGCCCAGGTCCTAAACGACATGGCCGGACGGATCGAGCAGCAGGTGCACCGTATTTCCTCAGAGCAGCAGCGCCTTTCCGCCATCCTGCTGGGGATGGGCGAAGGGGTGATGGTCACCGACAAAAGCGGTGCCCTGCTGCTGGTCAACCCGGCCTTTCTGCGCATGTTCGGTATCCGGGACGACGTTACCGGCCGTCCCCTGGTGGAGGTCTGTCGCCACCCCGACCTGCTGCAGGCCTTCGAGACCCAGCGGGGCTCGGGAGAGGAGATGACCTGCGAACTCACCGTTCCCGCCACCAACCTGGTGCTGCTGGCTCACTGGGTACCGCTCACCGACGAGAAGGGGCTGCGCCAGGGAACCGTGGCGGTCTTCCACGACATCAGCGACCTGAAGCGCCTGGAAACCATGCGCCGCGACTTCGTGGCCAACGTCTCCCACGAACTGCGCACCCCGGTGGCGGTGATCAAGGGCTACGCCGAAACCCTGCTGGACGGTGCCCTGGAAGAGGCGCCGGACCAGGCCCGCCGCTTCACCGAAACCATCGTCCGCCACGCCGAACGGCTTACGAACCTGATCAACGACATCCTTACCCTTTCCCGTCTGGAGGGACGGGATGCCGGCACCGCCCTGCTCCCCCTGGAGATCGGCAGCGTCATCGACAAGGTGCGCCAGCTGATGGAGGACCATGCCGCCGGCAAGGGGATCAGCCTGACCGTTGCCTGTCCCCCCTCCCTGCCCCGGGTTGCCGGTGATCAGGGGCAACTGGAACAGGTGCTGCTCAACCTGCTGGACAACGCCCTCAAGTACACCCCGTCGGGAGGCAGGGTCGGCATCACCGCCCGCCCCGACGGCAATCGCGTCGCCATTGCCGTGACCGACACCGGCAGCGGCATCCCGGCCCGGGACCTCTCCCGCATCTTCGAACGTTTCTACCGGGTGGACGAGGCTCGCAGCCGTGAGCAGGGAGGGACCGGCCTGGGTCTGGCCATCGTCAAGCATATCGTCCAGCTCCACGGCGGAGAGATCACGGTGCAGAGCGAACCGGGAACCGGCAGCGTTTTCACCCTCTACCTGAACGCCGTCTCCTCTTCATGA
- the tatC gene encoding twin-arginine translocase subunit TatC produces the protein MSAEEPKVLPFIEHLVELRRRLIIIVIAVFIGMGVSWNLANEILVYMEKPLTSVTYIDAAKQKLYRYLQTNYPAIYRMGDMEKELNKPKKQHALNYTKPLEPFFIQCKISAIAGFVLALPIVFHQIWAFVAPGLTRRERKLVVPFMLVGTLAFCLGAFFFLTTVWPFIINFSLSYETEGLRSWLSLSAYVDFCLRLILMFGLMAELPVLTLLLSRFGLVSYAFLAPKRKYALLASSIVAAFHSDLVTMFVIMIPMYMMYEVSVWVALFFGKKKTEPPPLPAAG, from the coding sequence ATGTCTGCAGAAGAGCCCAAAGTCCTCCCGTTCATCGAACACCTGGTGGAGTTGCGTCGTCGCCTGATCATCATCGTCATTGCCGTGTTCATCGGCATGGGGGTTTCCTGGAACCTTGCCAACGAGATCCTGGTCTACATGGAAAAACCGCTGACCAGCGTTACCTACATCGATGCCGCCAAGCAGAAGCTCTATCGCTACCTGCAGACCAACTACCCCGCCATCTACCGGATGGGTGACATGGAAAAGGAGTTGAACAAGCCGAAAAAACAGCATGCCCTCAACTACACCAAACCACTGGAGCCGTTTTTCATCCAGTGCAAGATCTCGGCGATCGCCGGCTTCGTGCTGGCCCTGCCCATCGTCTTTCACCAGATCTGGGCCTTTGTGGCGCCGGGACTGACCCGGCGGGAACGGAAGCTGGTGGTCCCCTTCATGCTGGTCGGCACGCTCGCCTTCTGCCTCGGCGCCTTCTTTTTCCTGACCACGGTCTGGCCGTTCATCATCAACTTCTCCCTCTCCTACGAGACCGAGGGGTTGCGCAGCTGGTTGTCGCTCTCGGCCTACGTCGATTTCTGCCTGCGCCTGATCCTGATGTTCGGCCTGATGGCTGAACTGCCGGTGCTGACCCTGCTCTTGTCCCGCTTCGGCCTGGTCAGCTACGCCTTCCTCGCCCCCAAGCGCAAGTATGCCCTGCTGGCCAGCTCCATTGTGGCCGCTTTTCACTCCGACCTGGTCACCATGTTCGTGATCATGATCCCGATGTACATGATGTACGAGGTGAGCGTCTGGGTTGCCCTGTTCTTCGGCAAGAAGAAAACCGAACCGCCTCCGCTGCCGGCGGCCGGCTGA
- the cobD gene encoding threonine-phosphate decarboxylase CobD: MSLPAHDKPTSDHGGTIYATARALGCAVDDLLDFSASINPRGPSAAVRQALLAALHHIPHYPDSDATELRRALARFHHLPEAAVVPASGSTPLIHLVPGVVAGERGMVVCPAFNEYEHALKRHGWKLQRHLLSPDDGFALHLDRLADDLARQRPDVLFFCTPANPTGRLYPAGEVRNVLELCGRYGTLLVLDEAFMDFCGEEQSAKAAVVASGRGIVLRSLTKFHALAGLRLGCALAPPELAEKLRAAQPPWELNNLAQVAGVAALADPAEDEATRRMIAEERTLLAELIGRIPGIEPLPSSTNYLLLRLGNGLTAPALRERMVQRHRIMVRDCSNFYGLGETFLRVAVRSREENRRLAAALSEVVPSQITP; this comes from the coding sequence ATGTCCCTTCCTGCACACGACAAACCGACCTCCGACCACGGCGGTACCATCTACGCCACGGCACGAGCCCTGGGCTGCGCCGTCGACGACCTGCTGGATTTTTCCGCCAGCATCAATCCCCGCGGCCCCTCAGCGGCGGTACGGCAGGCGCTGCTGGCCGCCCTCCACCATATCCCCCACTACCCCGACAGCGACGCCACGGAGCTGCGCCGGGCCCTGGCCCGCTTTCACCACCTGCCGGAAGCTGCGGTGGTGCCGGCCAGCGGTTCCACCCCGCTCATCCACCTGGTGCCCGGCGTTGTCGCGGGAGAGAGGGGCATGGTGGTCTGCCCCGCCTTCAACGAGTACGAACACGCCCTGAAGCGACACGGCTGGAAGCTGCAGCGGCACCTGCTGTCCCCCGACGACGGTTTTGCCCTGCACCTGGACCGGCTGGCCGACGACCTGGCGCGGCAGCGTCCCGATGTGCTCTTTTTCTGCACCCCCGCCAACCCCACGGGACGCCTCTACCCCGCCGGCGAAGTCCGGAATGTGCTGGAGCTGTGCGGCCGCTACGGGACGCTGCTGGTGCTGGACGAGGCGTTCATGGATTTCTGCGGCGAGGAACAGTCGGCGAAAGCGGCGGTAGTTGCCTCTGGGCGGGGGATTGTGCTGCGCTCCCTGACCAAGTTCCACGCCCTGGCCGGACTGCGCCTGGGCTGCGCCCTGGCCCCGCCGGAGCTGGCGGAGAAACTGCGGGCCGCCCAGCCCCCCTGGGAGCTGAACAACCTGGCGCAGGTGGCCGGCGTGGCGGCCCTGGCCGACCCGGCGGAGGACGAGGCGACCCGGCGGATGATCGCGGAGGAGCGGACGCTTTTGGCGGAGTTGATCGGAAGGATTCCGGGGATCGAGCCGCTGCCTTCCTCCACCAACTACCTGCTGCTGCGGCTCGGCAATGGCCTGACCGCACCGGCGCTGCGGGAGCGGATGGTGCAGCGGCACCGGATCATGGTGCGGGACTGCAGCAATTTTTACGGGTTGGGAGAGACGTTTCTGCGGGTGGCTGTGCGGAGCCGCGAGGAAAACCGGCGGCTGGCAGCGGCGCTTTCAGAGGTTGTTCCGAGTCAGATTACGCCCTGA
- the plsY gene encoding glycerol-3-phosphate 1-O-acyltransferase PlsY has protein sequence MTTVLWIVGAYLLGSIPTGLLLGKLCGIDVRQEGSGNIGATNLYRTVGRRVGILTLIGDCLKGFLPVLLAWKLAGLGEPLQAWIGLAAFSGHVFSVFLLFKGGKGVATALGVYLALAPLAVLGALLVFLLLVALWRYVSLGSVVAAAVMPLLVWLRPHSRELLIATALISIIVIVKHHANISRLVAGTESKFRA, from the coding sequence GTGACCACCGTACTCTGGATCGTCGGGGCCTACTTGCTGGGCTCCATTCCTACCGGTCTGCTCCTGGGCAAGCTGTGCGGCATCGATGTCAGACAAGAGGGAAGCGGTAACATCGGCGCCACCAACCTCTATCGTACGGTGGGGCGGCGGGTGGGCATCCTTACCCTGATCGGCGATTGTCTGAAGGGATTTCTGCCGGTGCTGCTGGCCTGGAAGCTGGCGGGGCTGGGGGAGCCGCTGCAGGCCTGGATCGGCTTGGCGGCCTTCAGCGGTCATGTGTTCTCGGTCTTTCTGCTGTTCAAGGGAGGGAAAGGGGTGGCCACCGCCCTGGGGGTTTATCTGGCCCTGGCCCCCCTGGCGGTGCTGGGGGCGTTACTGGTTTTCCTGCTGCTGGTGGCGCTCTGGCGTTACGTCTCCCTGGGGTCGGTGGTTGCCGCCGCCGTGATGCCTCTCTTGGTCTGGCTGCGACCCCACAGCCGCGAGCTGCTCATCGCCACGGCGCTCATCTCCATCATCGTCATCGTCAAACACCATGCCAACATCAGCCGGTTGGTGGCCGGCACGGAATCGAAGTTCAGGGCGTAA
- a CDS encoding outer membrane protein assembly factor BamD, translating to MKRYAYGLVLVLLSLLFSGCAGTPKPEKTAEQLYAEGEAAFGRSSYERSIELWKQVRESFPGPELASKAEIGIANAYFLNGDYIEAAAAYEDFRKLHPTHELAQFALYRQALASYNLITGIDTDQTPTKNALALFESFVRQYPKSEYVAKVQEKIADCRGKLAQYEIYVGRFYYRTDNYKAAAARFELVLVNFPDYTGHDETLLYLGKSYRELKERERMRTILSRLVREYPASPHLGEARKLLAEKP from the coding sequence ATGAAACGTTACGCGTACGGACTGGTGCTGGTGCTGCTTTCCCTGCTGTTCTCCGGTTGCGCCGGCACTCCCAAGCCGGAAAAAACCGCGGAACAACTCTACGCCGAAGGGGAGGCCGCCTTCGGCAGAAGCAGCTACGAAAGATCCATCGAGCTCTGGAAGCAGGTTCGCGAATCCTTTCCCGGGCCGGAGCTTGCCTCGAAGGCCGAGATCGGCATCGCCAACGCCTACTTCCTGAACGGCGACTACATCGAGGCTGCTGCTGCCTACGAGGATTTCCGCAAGCTGCACCCCACCCACGAGCTGGCCCAGTTCGCTCTCTACCGTCAGGCACTGGCCAGCTACAACCTGATTACCGGCATCGATACCGACCAGACCCCCACCAAGAACGCTCTGGCGCTCTTCGAGAGTTTCGTCCGCCAGTATCCCAAGTCCGAGTACGTGGCCAAGGTGCAGGAGAAGATCGCCGACTGCCGCGGCAAGCTGGCTCAGTACGAAATCTATGTGGGCCGCTTCTATTATCGTACCGACAATTACAAGGCCGCTGCAGCGCGTTTCGAGCTGGTCCTGGTCAACTTTCCCGATTACACGGGCCATGACGAAACGCTGCTCTATCTGGGCAAGTCCTACCGGGAGCTGAAGGAGCGGGAGCGGATGCGTACCATCCTCTCCCGTCTGGTGCGGGAATATCCCGCCAGCCCTCACCTGGGCGAGGCCCGCAAGCTGCTGGCAGAAAAACCGTGA
- a CDS encoding enoyl ACP reductase FabMG family protein, protein MPTYTPLTTLPEAAGYRPGDCLVLIGELFGRGYANGLIEEARRLDMTVLGTTVGRRDSDGTLRALTPEELADAEKLLEGSIVNIPLEAGFDMESPDGEPPIAERLKKVKPDEWETVSFDDDFIRRAREAGRGRFRANLGLVMAELEQRIPAGANVIFAHTMAGGIPRARVFMPLLNRVFKGSGDKYLASEPFWNSGLGRLCDASFNEVTGDTLRHLIEVSGPLRERLTAAGGRVAYTAYGYHGTGILRNGAYCWQSYTPYLQGYAKILLEEHAAAARSQGVNATVFNCPEILTNSSALFLGVEISLYPLLTAIRSEAGDGAAALETRCGALLADGTSLEALLAEAGRYLTAPLIADALVFDGWPQHSTKEQMELMLAASARLMELHRDQKQLVCAELSRVVFRATGHLMVQASWSTDAPVLWLNHDIIARLAAVRPEILQAGE, encoded by the coding sequence ATGCCTACCTATACCCCCCTGACCACCCTTCCCGAAGCCGCCGGCTACCGGCCGGGCGACTGCCTGGTGCTGATCGGCGAGCTGTTCGGCCGCGGCTATGCCAACGGCCTGATCGAAGAGGCCCGCCGCCTCGACATGACCGTGCTGGGCACCACCGTGGGCCGCCGCGACAGCGACGGCACCCTGCGCGCCCTGACCCCGGAGGAGCTGGCCGACGCGGAAAAACTGCTGGAGGGGAGCATCGTCAATATTCCCCTGGAAGCCGGTTTCGACATGGAGAGTCCCGACGGCGAGCCCCCCATTGCGGAACGGCTGAAGAAGGTGAAGCCGGACGAGTGGGAAACGGTCTCCTTTGACGACGATTTCATCCGCCGGGCGCGGGAGGCGGGCCGGGGTCGCTTCCGGGCCAACCTGGGGCTGGTGATGGCGGAACTGGAACAGCGGATTCCGGCCGGCGCCAACGTGATCTTCGCCCATACCATGGCCGGCGGCATTCCCCGCGCCCGTGTCTTCATGCCGCTTTTGAACCGGGTTTTCAAGGGGAGCGGCGACAAGTACCTGGCGTCCGAGCCGTTCTGGAACAGCGGCCTGGGACGTCTCTGCGACGCCAGCTTCAACGAGGTGACCGGCGATACCCTGCGGCATCTGATCGAGGTCTCCGGACCGCTGCGGGAGCGGCTGACCGCCGCGGGGGGGCGGGTGGCCTACACCGCCTACGGCTACCACGGCACCGGCATCCTGCGCAACGGCGCCTACTGCTGGCAATCCTACACTCCCTACCTGCAGGGGTACGCCAAGATCCTGCTGGAAGAGCATGCGGCGGCGGCCCGCAGTCAGGGGGTCAACGCCACCGTTTTCAACTGCCCGGAGATCCTGACCAACTCCAGCGCCCTGTTCCTGGGGGTGGAAATCTCCCTGTATCCGCTGCTCACCGCCATCCGGTCCGAGGCAGGCGACGGCGCCGCCGCACTTGAGACCCGCTGCGGCGCCCTGCTGGCCGACGGCACCTCCCTGGAGGCCCTGCTGGCCGAGGCCGGGCGCTACCTGACCGCACCGCTGATCGCCGATGCCCTGGTGTTCGACGGCTGGCCGCAGCACTCGACCAAAGAGCAGATGGAGCTGATGCTGGCCGCTTCCGCCCGCCTGATGGAGCTGCACCGCGATCAGAAACAGCTGGTCTGCGCCGAGTTGTCCCGCGTGGTCTTCCGGGCCACCGGCCATCTGATGGTACAGGCATCCTGGAGTACCGACGCACCGGTGCTCTGGCTGAATCACGACATCATCGCCCGGCTGGCGGCGGTCCGGCCCGAAATCCTGCAGGCGGGGGAATAG
- the hypE gene encoding hydrogenase expression/formation protein HypE — translation MNDDLILLGHGSGGALSHRLLDDLILPVLSDRSAEQNDAALLTIGQSRLAFTTDGYVVDPPLFPGGTIGSLAVHGTVNDLAMMGARPLWLSCALIIEEGLERQLLADILADLRRAADGAGVRVVTGDTKVVPRGKADRIFITTSGVGVIEHSLAIHGGGARPGDRIILSGTLGDHGMAVMAAREGLPLDGLRSDSAPLWSLVREMLAEAGEALHLLRDPTRGGVATTLKELARQSGLLFTIDEAALAVTPQVRGLCGILGLDPLYVANEGKLLACVAPEAAEAVLARMKRHPLGERAAIIGTVDEGEAGRVRMRTVVGGMRMVEMLAGEQLPRIC, via the coding sequence ATGAACGACGACCTGATCCTGCTGGGACACGGCAGCGGCGGTGCCCTTTCCCACCGCCTGCTGGACGATCTGATCCTCCCCGTCCTTTCCGACCGGAGTGCGGAACAAAACGATGCCGCCCTGCTGACCATCGGCCAGAGCCGCCTGGCCTTCACCACCGACGGCTACGTGGTTGACCCGCCCCTCTTCCCCGGCGGCACCATCGGCTCCCTGGCGGTGCACGGCACGGTGAACGACCTGGCCATGATGGGAGCCCGTCCCCTCTGGCTCAGTTGCGCTCTGATCATCGAGGAGGGACTTGAGCGGCAGTTGCTGGCCGATATCCTGGCCGACCTGCGCCGGGCCGCGGATGGGGCCGGCGTACGGGTGGTCACCGGCGACACCAAGGTGGTGCCGCGGGGGAAGGCGGACCGGATTTTCATCACCACCTCCGGGGTGGGGGTGATCGAGCACAGCCTTGCCATTCACGGCGGCGGCGCCCGTCCCGGCGACCGGATCATCCTCTCCGGCACCCTGGGGGACCACGGCATGGCGGTGATGGCGGCCCGGGAGGGACTCCCCCTCGACGGACTGCGCAGCGACTCGGCACCGCTCTGGTCCCTGGTGCGGGAGATGCTGGCAGAAGCGGGGGAGGCACTGCACCTGCTGCGGGACCCGACCCGGGGCGGCGTCGCCACCACCCTGAAGGAGCTGGCCCGTCAGTCCGGCCTGCTCTTCACCATCGATGAAGCGGCCCTTGCCGTCACGCCCCAGGTGCGGGGGCTCTGCGGCATCCTGGGCCTCGATCCGCTCTACGTGGCCAACGAGGGGAAGCTGCTGGCCTGCGTGGCGCCGGAAGCAGCCGAAGCGGTGCTGGCACGGATGAAACGCCACCCCCTGGGGGAGCGGGCCGCCATCATCGGCACGGTTGACGAAGGAGAAGCGGGACGGGTGCGGATGCGCACCGTGGTGGGAGGGATGCGGATGGTGGAGATGCTGGCGGGTGAACAACTGCCGAGGATCTGCTGA